In a single window of the Hydrogenobaculum sp. 3684 genome:
- a CDS encoding M23 family metallopeptidase produces MVKRLLLLFGFGLLISSCAQIEVKSTGPNRLAELTKPIQNIIPKKKPQKPPQPKVESIYPVNAKPVYVGKKVYFYTECGSMVQAVEPGQVIYSGNTLKAYNYIVLIKTPQNLVDVYTYLGKVFVAKGDYVKKGAIIGEVGVDPIDNVCKLLYETRNTNGDIINPVF; encoded by the coding sequence ATGGTAAAAAGACTTTTACTACTTTTTGGTTTTGGGCTTTTAATAAGCTCTTGCGCCCAAATAGAGGTGAAAAGCACAGGCCCCAACAGACTAGCAGAGCTCACAAAACCTATTCAAAACATCATACCTAAGAAAAAACCTCAAAAACCGCCACAGCCAAAAGTAGAATCAATATACCCAGTAAACGCCAAGCCCGTATACGTTGGAAAAAAAGTATACTTTTACACAGAATGCGGATCTATGGTACAAGCGGTAGAACCTGGTCAGGTTATATACTCAGGCAATACACTTAAAGCCTACAACTACATAGTCCTTATCAAAACCCCTCAAAACTTAGTGGACGTATATACATATCTTGGTAAAGTATTTGTAGCAAAGGGAGATTACGTTAAAAAAGGTGCCATCATCGGGGAAGTTGGTGTAGACCCTATAGACAACGTATGTAAGCTTTTGTATGAAACCAGAAATACAAACGGTGATATAATAAATCCAGTGTTTTAA
- a CDS encoding Crp/Fnr family transcriptional regulator, which translates to METVSLINLFPFANKDFQDELKKFSTFVNLPKGTMVGYPGARCDFTPIVIEGYLKVYAMLNNGKEIFLYKIGPGETCMLTNLAIYKNRPYPAYAVCETDVIGFTIPSQVANAWFEKYSYWRNFVLDTVVKNAYEVFFVLNEIMSKPLEQRLREYLVENANNQMVVNCTHEDIAKDIGTAREVVSRLLKELEKQGLLELKRGKIHIRGDL; encoded by the coding sequence ATGGAAACTGTAAGCTTGATAAATCTTTTCCCATTTGCAAATAAAGATTTTCAAGATGAGCTAAAAAAATTTTCCACTTTTGTGAATCTTCCAAAAGGAACTATGGTAGGGTATCCTGGTGCTAGATGCGACTTTACACCGATTGTGATAGAGGGTTATTTAAAAGTATATGCAATGTTAAACAATGGCAAAGAAATATTTTTATATAAAATAGGTCCTGGAGAGACATGTATGCTGACAAACCTTGCAATTTACAAAAACAGGCCTTATCCGGCATATGCAGTTTGCGAAACAGATGTAATAGGTTTTACAATACCATCTCAAGTAGCCAACGCTTGGTTTGAAAAGTATTCTTATTGGAGAAACTTTGTCTTAGATACAGTAGTAAAAAACGCTTACGAGGTATTTTTTGTATTAAACGAAATAATGTCAAAACCACTAGAACAAAGACTTAGAGAATATCTCGTTGAAAACGCCAACAACCAAATGGTAGTAAATTGCACTCATGAAGATATTGCAAAAGATATAGGTACGGCAAGAGAAGTAGTTTCTAGGCTTTTAAAAGAATTAGAAAAACAAGGGCTCTTAGAATTAAAAAGAGGAAAAATACATATAAGAGGCGATTTATAA
- a CDS encoding group 1 truncated hemoglobin, translating into MKKLLLAAAIFTSIGLTSANAKTLYQELGGYDAISAVTKTLATKLVQDPKLGVYFKGLNTHHKEVVVNNLTDFLCSVTGGPCIYTGENMEEAHAGLGITDSDWNRFVKITESVLDEYRVPPKLQKELLERLVPLKPYIVQKQSY; encoded by the coding sequence ATGAAAAAACTTTTACTGGCAGCGGCCATTTTCACAAGCATAGGGTTAACATCGGCAAATGCCAAAACCCTTTATCAGGAGTTGGGTGGATATGATGCCATATCCGCCGTTACTAAGACCTTGGCTACTAAGCTTGTACAAGACCCAAAGCTTGGCGTCTATTTTAAAGGGTTAAACACCCACCACAAAGAAGTCGTTGTAAACAATCTCACTGACTTTTTATGCAGTGTCACCGGAGGACCTTGTATATACACTGGAGAAAACATGGAAGAAGCTCACGCTGGCCTTGGTATAACAGATTCGGACTGGAATAGGTTTGTTAAAATAACAGAAAGCGTATTAGACGAATATAGAGTGCCGCCAAAATTACAAAAAGAGCTATTGGAAAGATTGGTTCCTCTTAAGCCATACATAGTACAAAAGCAAAGCTACTAA
- the gltB gene encoding glutamate synthase large subunit codes for MQEKDSCGVGFICDVNGKKSNKIVKYGIEAVKNLTHRGAVGADGKTGDGAGILIQIPHKFFQKEIDRLGFEISSVENLGVGVLFLKNNDTSKVEDIAKKMGFKLIGFRDVPIDKSALGKSALETMPVIKQMLLDLEGIEHKELALYFLRKSLKKELKIYIPSLSSKTIVYKGMFVAYQIDHFYKDLEDEDIESSICLFHQRYSTNTFPNWNLAQPFRYLAHNGEINTINGNRNWMMAIQSELYHKLLEDNIKLIKPIVEYDESDSASLDKVFELLVLTEYPVEHAINMLIPPAWENDDTLKDDIRAFFEYKSLLMKPWDGPAAIVFTDGVKVGAHLDRNGLRPSRYIITKDNIVILGSEVGMVNIDPSDIKESSRLSPGDTILIDTSTKSLKTTQEILEDISKKNPYKKWIEENLLRLEDIIKDRTLEDEHVDKDTLTRLQAYFGYTTEELKNQIDYMAKEGKEYTFSMGDDTPLPPLNEKPVLLFRYFKQRFAQVTNPPIDSIRERFVMSLKMNLGHKRNFLVETPQHAKRFQIDSPVLLPYHIKAIENQKNFKVKRISLCYPKHRSDNIQALQDLKGFERVSDILMDAVYEGIPIVDLKIGLEVLTHLVEQAVKEGADIIILSDKGVDEKNVAIPSLLGVSASVRHLAKLGLSQKVSFIVETGEVRDTHSLACLIGYGASAVYPYLLYETLYHTYPENYERVLKNYKKALEDGILKIMAKMGIATLNSYQGAEIFDSVCLNKDFVDEYFTGTPVTLEADGIEQIEESIIKRHDFAFNSEKPTLDYGGDLKFRKGGVYHAWSPHVVRALHKYLETLDYKDYLEFSKIANEEHPTFIHHLLDYKKAKSPIPIEEVEPEEEILKRFVTGAMSLGALSPEAHEVLAMATNMLGMKSNSGEGGEDPERYFTEKNSAIKQVASGRFGVTPTYLASATDIEIKIAQGAKPGEGGQLPGKKVSPYIAKIRYAQEGITLISPPPHHDIYSIEDLAQLINDLKKANPKARISVKLVSESGIGTIASGVAKAYADIVQVSGTEGGTGASPLSSIKNAGNYWEIGLYDTVKTLMENALRDRVSVRVDGGFRTGKDVIIGAILGAEEFGFGTAAMIAEGCVMARQCHLNTCPTGVATQDAKLRAKFSGTKEGVAAYFKALAREVREILSSMGYKSLNDIIGRLELLEPRPSRLKLDVFTKGYPKDAPRFRTFERNDNPEKTLNDFIAEELEEFIKSQTPVERHYKITNIDRSVGATISYYTAIYHKDKGLPSNTLNLYFEGVAGQSFGAFNHKGINLFLKGMANDYVGKGMHGGIISIRPFYYADKPFVLAGNTILYGATGGELYIAGSVGERFAVRNSGAKAVVEGVGHHALEYMTGGVVVNIGNFGYNVGAGMTGGIAYFYDKEGVLEKHINTSYVLVQDITEEDIELIRSMLESHVKYTDSPKAKEMLENGFEAFKKIMPIELCVRSESSDECVQKV; via the coding sequence ATGCAAGAAAAAGACTCTTGCGGTGTTGGTTTTATTTGCGATGTAAACGGTAAAAAATCCAATAAGATTGTAAAATATGGTATTGAAGCTGTCAAGAATCTAACTCATAGAGGAGCAGTTGGTGCTGATGGTAAAACCGGAGACGGTGCTGGCATACTAATACAAATACCTCATAAATTTTTTCAAAAAGAGATAGATAGGCTTGGTTTTGAGATATCTTCTGTAGAAAACCTTGGAGTAGGTGTTTTATTTTTGAAAAACAACGATACATCAAAAGTAGAAGACATAGCCAAAAAAATGGGCTTTAAACTTATAGGTTTTAGAGATGTACCCATAGATAAATCTGCCCTTGGTAAAAGTGCCCTTGAGACGATGCCTGTTATAAAACAAATGCTTCTTGATTTGGAAGGCATAGAACACAAAGAGCTTGCTTTGTATTTTCTTCGTAAAAGCCTAAAAAAAGAGCTTAAAATATACATACCTTCTTTGTCTTCTAAGACGATAGTTTATAAAGGCATGTTTGTGGCTTATCAGATAGATCATTTTTACAAAGATTTAGAAGATGAAGATATAGAATCTTCCATATGCCTATTTCATCAAAGGTATTCTACAAACACGTTTCCAAACTGGAATCTGGCGCAACCTTTTAGATATTTAGCCCACAATGGTGAGATAAACACAATAAACGGCAATAGAAACTGGATGATGGCTATTCAATCTGAGCTTTACCATAAGCTTTTAGAAGACAACATAAAACTTATAAAACCTATAGTAGAGTATGATGAAAGCGATTCTGCTTCTTTGGATAAAGTTTTTGAGCTTTTAGTGTTAACAGAGTACCCAGTAGAACATGCTATAAATATGCTAATACCACCTGCTTGGGAAAACGACGATACACTAAAAGACGATATAAGGGCATTTTTTGAATACAAATCCTTACTTATGAAACCTTGGGATGGACCAGCTGCCATCGTATTTACCGATGGTGTAAAAGTGGGTGCTCACTTAGATAGAAACGGGCTAAGACCTTCAAGATACATAATCACAAAAGACAACATAGTAATACTTGGTTCTGAAGTGGGCATGGTAAATATAGACCCTTCTGATATAAAAGAAAGCTCAAGACTTTCTCCAGGTGATACTATCCTTATAGATACTTCCACTAAAAGCCTAAAAACCACCCAAGAAATACTAGAAGATATATCAAAGAAAAACCCTTATAAAAAATGGATAGAAGAAAATCTTCTAAGGCTTGAGGATATTATAAAAGATAGAACGTTAGAAGATGAGCATGTAGACAAAGATACGCTTACACGCTTACAGGCTTATTTTGGCTATACAACAGAAGAGCTTAAAAATCAAATAGACTATATGGCAAAAGAAGGTAAGGAATATACATTTTCAATGGGAGATGATACACCACTACCTCCTTTAAACGAAAAGCCAGTACTCCTATTTAGATACTTTAAACAAAGATTTGCTCAAGTTACAAACCCTCCTATAGATTCTATAAGAGAACGCTTTGTTATGAGCTTGAAAATGAACCTAGGGCATAAGAGAAACTTTCTTGTAGAAACTCCTCAGCATGCTAAAAGATTTCAAATAGATTCTCCGGTGCTTTTGCCATATCACATAAAAGCTATAGAAAATCAGAAGAATTTTAAAGTAAAACGTATATCTTTATGCTATCCAAAGCATAGAAGCGATAACATACAGGCCCTTCAGGATTTAAAAGGTTTTGAAAGGGTTTCAGATATATTGATGGACGCTGTTTATGAAGGTATACCTATTGTAGATTTGAAGATAGGCTTAGAAGTGCTTACTCATTTAGTAGAGCAAGCTGTAAAAGAAGGTGCAGATATAATAATTCTTTCTGATAAAGGTGTTGATGAAAAGAACGTAGCTATACCAAGCCTTTTGGGGGTTAGTGCCTCCGTAAGACATCTTGCTAAGCTTGGCTTATCGCAGAAGGTAAGCTTTATCGTAGAAACTGGAGAAGTAAGAGATACACATTCTCTTGCATGTCTTATAGGATACGGAGCATCTGCGGTTTATCCATATCTTCTTTATGAAACCTTATATCACACTTATCCTGAAAACTACGAGCGTGTGTTGAAAAATTATAAAAAAGCCCTTGAAGATGGTATTCTCAAGATAATGGCTAAAATGGGTATAGCAACGCTCAACTCTTACCAAGGGGCTGAGATATTTGACTCCGTATGTCTTAACAAGGATTTTGTGGATGAATATTTTACTGGTACTCCCGTTACGTTAGAAGCGGATGGTATAGAGCAAATAGAAGAATCTATTATAAAAAGACATGATTTTGCTTTTAACAGCGAAAAACCAACCCTTGATTATGGGGGTGATTTGAAGTTTAGAAAAGGCGGTGTTTACCACGCTTGGTCTCCTCATGTGGTAAGAGCTCTTCATAAGTATTTGGAAACCCTTGATTATAAAGATTATCTTGAGTTTTCTAAGATTGCCAACGAAGAGCATCCAACGTTTATACATCATCTTTTGGATTATAAAAAAGCTAAAAGCCCAATACCTATAGAAGAGGTAGAACCCGAAGAAGAGATACTAAAGCGTTTTGTGACAGGTGCTATGTCTTTGGGAGCGCTTTCTCCAGAAGCTCATGAAGTACTTGCAATGGCTACCAATATGCTTGGTATGAAATCAAACAGCGGTGAAGGTGGAGAAGACCCAGAAAGGTATTTTACCGAGAAAAACAGCGCTATAAAACAAGTGGCTTCAGGTAGATTTGGTGTGACCCCTACTTATCTTGCTTCTGCCACCGATATAGAGATAAAAATAGCACAAGGGGCAAAACCCGGTGAAGGTGGTCAACTTCCTGGTAAAAAGGTAAGTCCCTACATAGCTAAGATAAGATATGCCCAAGAAGGGATAACCCTCATATCACCACCACCTCATCACGATATATACTCTATAGAGGATTTGGCACAGCTTATAAACGATCTTAAAAAAGCAAATCCAAAGGCTCGTATATCTGTGAAGCTTGTTAGTGAATCTGGCATTGGCACCATTGCCTCTGGTGTTGCAAAAGCTTATGCTGATATCGTACAAGTGAGTGGTACCGAAGGAGGTACTGGAGCATCTCCTCTTAGCTCTATAAAAAATGCTGGTAACTATTGGGAAATAGGTCTTTACGATACCGTAAAAACCCTTATGGAAAACGCTTTAAGGGATAGGGTTAGCGTAAGGGTAGATGGTGGTTTTAGAACTGGTAAGGATGTGATAATAGGTGCTATTTTAGGTGCAGAAGAGTTTGGTTTTGGTACCGCTGCCATGATAGCAGAAGGCTGTGTGATGGCCCGTCAATGCCACTTAAACACATGCCCTACAGGTGTGGCTACCCAAGATGCAAAGCTAAGAGCTAAGTTTAGTGGCACCAAAGAAGGAGTGGCTGCTTATTTTAAGGCTTTGGCTAGGGAAGTAAGAGAGATACTCTCATCTATGGGATACAAAAGTCTAAACGATATAATAGGTCGTCTTGAGCTTTTAGAACCAAGACCGTCCAGACTAAAGCTTGATGTATTCACAAAAGGCTATCCAAAAGATGCTCCAAGGTTTAGGACCTTTGAAAGAAACGACAACCCTGAAAAAACTTTAAACGATTTTATAGCCGAAGAATTAGAAGAGTTTATTAAAAGCCAAACACCTGTTGAAAGGCATTACAAAATCACAAACATAGATAGAAGTGTGGGGGCTACCATAAGTTATTATACGGCTATTTATCATAAAGATAAGGGCTTGCCATCAAACACGTTGAACCTTTATTTTGAAGGCGTTGCAGGCCAAAGTTTTGGAGCTTTTAACCACAAAGGTATAAACTTATTTTTAAAAGGTATGGCAAACGATTATGTAGGAAAGGGAATGCACGGGGGTATTATATCTATAAGACCTTTTTATTATGCTGATAAGCCTTTTGTCTTGGCTGGAAACACTATATTATATGGTGCCACCGGTGGTGAGCTTTACATAGCTGGGTCTGTGGGTGAACGTTTTGCCGTTAGAAACAGTGGTGCAAAAGCGGTGGTAGAAGGAGTGGGTCATCATGCACTTGAGTATATGACAGGCGGTGTTGTTGTAAATATAGGGAATTTTGGCTACAACGTAGGTGCTGGTATGACTGGTGGTATAGCCTATTTCTACGACAAAGAAGGGGTTTTGGAAAAGCATATAAACACATCTTACGTGCTGGTGCAAGATATAACCGAAGAAGATATAGAGCTTATAAGGTCTATGCTTGAATCCCATGTAAAATATACAGATAGCCCTAAAGCTAAAGAGATGTTAGAAAATGGGTTTGAGGCTTTTAAAAAGATTATGCCGATAGAGCTTTGTGTAAGATCTGAGAGTTCAGACGAATGTGTCCAGAAGGTATAA
- a CDS encoding Sua5/YciO/YrdC/YwlC family protein — protein MAFDVKKINEEGVIDSAIYILNKNMPICSPTDTIYGVLAIDNEEAQELLYKIRRPSKKPFLRLLPDIDFLEMYGFKPNDKVFELSKLEGVSIIIKAQDKSLGFRIPQKGFIKELLDKLKKPLLAPSCNKEGEPPAKSIEEAISYFKDEIPLYIDGGFIESPPSTIVEIEQNTIKIVREGMSIDKVKELINKL, from the coding sequence ATGGCTTTTGATGTTAAAAAAATAAACGAAGAAGGCGTTATAGATAGCGCTATATATATACTAAACAAAAATATGCCCATATGCTCCCCCACAGATACTATCTATGGAGTACTAGCAATAGACAACGAAGAAGCTCAAGAGCTTCTTTACAAAATAAGAAGGCCCTCAAAAAAACCGTTTCTTAGGCTTTTACCAGATATAGATTTTTTAGAAATGTATGGATTTAAACCAAACGATAAAGTTTTTGAGTTATCCAAGTTAGAAGGTGTTAGTATCATAATAAAAGCCCAAGACAAAAGCTTAGGTTTTAGAATACCACAAAAGGGTTTTATAAAAGAGCTTTTAGATAAACTTAAAAAACCCCTTTTAGCACCTTCTTGCAACAAAGAAGGAGAGCCTCCTGCAAAATCCATAGAAGAGGCTATAAGCTATTTCAAAGATGAAATACCTTTATACATAGATGGGGGTTTTATAGAAAGCCCACCTTCAACAATAGTAGAAATAGAACAAAATACCATAAAAATAGTAAGAGAAGGCATGTCTATAGATAAAGTAAAAGAGCTTATAAATAAACTCTAA
- a CDS encoding valine--tRNA ligase has product MKDYIPKDIEQEVLENWIKSNIYTVKSPKKAFSMVIPPPNVTGSLHIGHALNITIQDIVARFKRMQGYDVVWVPGFDHAGIATQFVVERELSKENKSRLEIGREEFLKRVWQWVYKSRDNIKNQVKRLGASVDWSRERFTMDEGFSRAVRHAFKKLYEEGLIKKDTYIINWCPKDLTALSDLEVEHEEEKGKLYYIKYPVLDSTEYIVVATTRPETMLGDVAVAVNPNDERYKHLIGKKLKLPLVDWQREDMSGNQVSPEIPVIADEFVDMEFGTGAVKITPAHDPNDYEAGLRQNLPIVKIMDEKAKLTKNAGRFEGLDRYEARQKIVEELKSLGLLEKEEEHTHAVGKCYRCKTTIEPMVSTQWFLKVSNKKDEFLEVVKSQKTRFIPPNWEKNYNEWMENIKDWCISRQIWWGHRIPVWECKDCKKESIYTDEDFNYVQDKLIFNLLADGKIKKVFTPKEIDDILNGKNFVHPEMSTLDFYKHFAYKKYYSTGINEFSIWQYMATRRDLYKYHKDIKSFEILLKCKHCGSTNIKQVEDVLDTWFSSALWPFGVFSWPEPNHDLDVCYPNSLLVTAFDILFFWVARMIMMSKMLNDKEPFKDVYIHALIRDEKGQKMSKTKGNVIDPIDVIEKYGADSLRFTLASLSSAVRDIKLSEQKFEASKFFANKIWNAAKFVISNTPENFLQDIIYGDMYEKEDYWIITALNLTIGQVTEYLEHYQFSHAAQSIYNFFWNEFCDWYIEFSKIRIYEKPIEIKEDMTDEEKSQIEQINNQIQKKKLTALAVLNTVLSKALRLLHPFMPFITSYIHDKTIFNDKDISLKEFPAFDKEAIDIKSYETIERLKRLISFIRKIKSDFKIESKIDMYFESHSSKEFLEEFKPHIVSLCKLSSFDIPTDKTNMLSIPFEDITLYIPEKDFDRDALLKDYEKALKDIEKQLSIYASKLENKNFIEKAPPEEVEKAKTTKEKLEKEKENVQKLIAILKFGKI; this is encoded by the coding sequence ATGAAGGATTATATACCAAAAGATATTGAACAAGAAGTTTTGGAAAACTGGATTAAGTCAAATATATATACTGTTAAAAGCCCAAAAAAGGCTTTTAGCATGGTGATACCCCCACCAAACGTCACTGGTTCTCTTCACATAGGACACGCTTTAAACATCACCATCCAAGACATAGTGGCGAGATTTAAAAGAATGCAAGGCTACGATGTGGTATGGGTGCCAGGATTTGATCATGCTGGTATAGCCACTCAGTTTGTGGTGGAAAGGGAGCTTTCAAAAGAAAATAAATCAAGACTTGAAATAGGAAGGGAAGAATTTTTAAAAAGAGTATGGCAATGGGTTTATAAATCAAGAGACAACATCAAAAACCAAGTAAAAAGATTAGGAGCTTCTGTAGATTGGTCAAGAGAACGCTTTACGATGGACGAAGGATTTTCAAGAGCCGTAAGACATGCTTTTAAAAAACTCTACGAAGAGGGTCTTATAAAAAAAGACACATACATTATAAACTGGTGTCCAAAAGATCTGACGGCTCTTTCTGATTTGGAAGTAGAACACGAGGAAGAAAAAGGGAAACTTTATTACATAAAATACCCAGTGTTAGATAGCACCGAATATATAGTTGTAGCCACCACAAGACCAGAAACGATGCTTGGAGACGTGGCGGTGGCTGTAAATCCAAACGATGAAAGATACAAACACCTTATAGGTAAAAAACTAAAACTTCCTTTGGTAGATTGGCAAAGAGAAGATATGTCTGGTAACCAAGTAAGCCCCGAAATACCAGTTATAGCAGATGAGTTTGTGGATATGGAGTTTGGTACAGGGGCCGTTAAGATCACACCGGCTCACGATCCAAACGACTATGAAGCAGGCTTAAGACAAAACCTTCCCATAGTAAAAATAATGGATGAAAAGGCAAAACTTACAAAAAACGCAGGTAGATTTGAAGGTTTAGATAGATACGAAGCAAGACAAAAAATAGTAGAAGAGCTTAAGAGTTTAGGGCTTTTAGAAAAAGAAGAAGAGCATACCCATGCTGTCGGGAAATGCTATAGATGTAAAACCACTATAGAACCCATGGTATCCACCCAGTGGTTTTTAAAAGTCTCTAATAAAAAAGATGAGTTTTTAGAGGTTGTTAAAAGCCAAAAAACGAGGTTTATACCACCAAACTGGGAGAAAAACTACAACGAGTGGATGGAAAACATAAAAGATTGGTGCATATCACGTCAAATATGGTGGGGCCATAGAATACCAGTATGGGAATGTAAAGACTGCAAAAAAGAATCTATTTATACCGACGAAGATTTTAACTACGTCCAAGATAAACTTATTTTTAATCTTTTGGCAGATGGTAAGATAAAAAAGGTTTTTACACCAAAAGAGATAGATGATATCCTAAACGGTAAGAATTTTGTACACCCTGAGATGTCAACCCTTGATTTTTACAAGCATTTTGCCTACAAAAAATACTATTCTACTGGTATAAACGAGTTTTCTATATGGCAATACATGGCCACCAGAAGAGACTTATACAAATACCATAAGGATATAAAGAGTTTTGAGATTTTATTAAAATGTAAACACTGTGGTTCTACAAACATAAAACAGGTAGAGGATGTGCTTGATACATGGTTTTCATCCGCTTTATGGCCCTTTGGAGTCTTTTCTTGGCCAGAGCCAAACCACGATTTAGATGTTTGCTATCCAAATAGCCTTTTGGTAACGGCTTTTGACATACTCTTTTTCTGGGTGGCTCGCATGATCATGATGAGCAAAATGCTAAACGACAAAGAACCCTTCAAAGATGTCTATATACATGCTCTTATAAGGGATGAAAAAGGTCAAAAAATGTCAAAAACCAAAGGAAACGTCATAGACCCCATAGATGTAATAGAAAAATACGGAGCGGATAGCCTAAGATTTACACTGGCTTCTTTGAGCTCTGCTGTAAGGGATATAAAACTTTCTGAACAAAAGTTTGAGGCAAGTAAGTTTTTTGCCAACAAGATATGGAACGCCGCCAAATTTGTAATATCAAACACCCCTGAGAATTTTCTCCAAGACATAATATACGGGGATATGTATGAAAAAGAAGATTATTGGATCATTACAGCCCTAAACCTCACCATAGGACAAGTGACAGAATACCTTGAACATTATCAGTTTTCCCATGCTGCTCAAAGTATCTACAACTTTTTCTGGAATGAATTTTGCGATTGGTATATAGAGTTTTCAAAAATCCGCATATACGAAAAGCCCATAGAAATAAAAGAAGACATGACAGACGAAGAAAAATCACAGATAGAACAAATAAACAACCAAATCCAAAAGAAAAAACTTACCGCTTTAGCAGTGCTAAACACCGTCCTATCAAAAGCCCTAAGACTTTTACACCCTTTTATGCCCTTTATTACAAGCTACATACACGACAAGACCATCTTCAACGACAAAGATATATCTTTAAAAGAGTTTCCGGCTTTTGATAAAGAAGCTATAGATATTAAAAGCTATGAAACCATAGAAAGACTAAAAAGATTGATTTCTTTTATAAGAAAGATAAAATCTGATTTTAAGATAGAATCAAAGATAGATATGTATTTTGAAAGCCATAGCTCAAAAGAGTTTTTAGAAGAGTTTAAACCCCACATAGTAAGTCTTTGTAAATTAAGCTCCTTTGATATACCCACAGATAAAACCAACATGCTATCAATACCTTTTGAAGATATAACACTATATATACCAGAAAAAGACTTCGACAGAGATGCCCTTCTAAAAGACTACGAAAAAGCATTAAAAGACATAGAAAAACAACTTTCTATATACGCATCAAAGCTTGAAAACAAAAACTTTATAGAAAAAGCACCTCCAGAGGAAGTAGAAAAAGCAAAAACCACAAAAGAAAAATTAGAAAAAGAAAAAGAAAACGTACAAAAGCTTATAGCTATACTAAAATTTGGTAAAATATGA